The Falco biarmicus isolate bFalBia1 chromosome 1, bFalBia1.pri, whole genome shotgun sequence DNA segment CAAGGTGAGCAGGGGTGTTCCTGGGGTTCAGGTAGAGGAAGGCAGGGAGTCCCAAGGTGGCCCGCAGCCGACGGGCAGTGCCTTCTGCCATCATTTGCTGCCCCCCACCTTGACCCCCTCCCCTCCTCGGGTATCCCCGCAGCTTCGGcctggccccagcagctcctctccaggTCCACGCACCTCTTGCCCCGAACCAGTCCGTGGAGATCTCCCTTCCGCTGAACACTGTTGGCTCTGTCATGAAGATGGACCCCCTGAACAACCTCCAGGTGGGGAATGCTAGGGGATCCCCcctcctgggagctggggacTGGGCAGGGGGTGCCAGGGGGCGAGCGCTTGCCCTCAGGAGGGAGGCATGACAGCAGGAACCGGGCAAGAAGAAATGCTCAGCTCGCTGTCCTTGCTGTCAGAGCTCAGTCTGACTCCAGCTTGATATCCTGCTCCACGCagactgctgcttctgtggaGGAAGATCCTTGCCGACAGCAGCAGAGCCGAGCTTTGGCGGAGCATCTGCTTGCACTGTCCTAGCGCAGGGGAGATGGTGGAGGCAGGGCTGTAGCtccagggaggcagctgggagggagggctgAGGGGGTGCAAcctcagcagttccccatctcccCTGTatgctggggacagcagcatgCCCAAGAGCGTGCCGGCATGCAGGGCGTGGACGCTGGCCTCTCCAGCTCCTTCGGGCAGCTGCCAGTCTCTTGCCTCTGATGCTTGCTGGGGTGGCACCTGGCTCAAGAGGGATCGCTGGTGTAAGATGGAGTGGGATGCTGGCTTTGGGAGCCACCTCCCTGCTGTAGGTTGGAGGAGGTGTTGATGTCCCCGTGCCCTTCTGTCCCAGGTCGCAGTGAAAAACAACATTGATGTCTTCTACTTCAGCACCCTGTACCCGCTGCACATCCTCTTCGTGGAGGATGGGAAGATGGGTGAGTTGGAGCGTGGGTAGCTGGGGCTCCTGCAAGGTGCGCTTCTGCCACCGGTCTCTAGGTGCCATCCCAGCCCCTGATGAAATCTCCTGATCACgttcccagccctgggcagggagtgGGGAACCAGATGTCCCTGGCAGTCTGGAGCAGACAGGGACACTGGCCATGCCAGCATGACCACGCTGTGGCTACCTGAGATGGCCTGAGCCGCCTTCAAACTCCTAGCTGCCAGGGAGAGTTCTCGCTTTGCTCACTCCTTAGTTTGTCTTCCCTGGCACACACCAGCCTCTTCCCCAAGCCACCGTAGCTTGCTAGCCCCCCAAAGCAGGTCACTTTCCTGCAGCTGCATAAGGCTGGTcttgggaagctgctggaggggggTGGCAGTGTCACAGATCCCTTCAGCCACCAGTGACATGGCAGCATGGCCCTTGTGTTCTACCGCCTTTGGGGGCAGGCGACCTTGTAGCTTCATCACTGTGTTGATTTTGTTCCTCACTGTAGAACGGCAGATGTTCCTGGCCACTTGGAAAGACATTCCCAATGAGAATGAGGCCCAGTTCCAGATCAAAGACTGTTCTCTCAACGCAGGTGGGTCCAAACCCTTCAGAAGGACCTGGCTCCGCTTGTGGCCGGGTGCCGGTGACCAGCTCATCCCAGTTATCCCAACCCAGGCTGCGGGGAGATGAGAGCTTTCCCCTGTGCCCACCCGTAGCTCCAGGAAGGAGCTGCTGGTTTGTTTGCTGTTGACTAGTTGTTGAAAATTGACAGCCTCAGAGATGCTCTGCCCGGTGGGGATGTCCCCGCTGCCAGGGACAGTTGCTGTACCCACCCTGGGATCAGTCTCagtgcagagaagctgaagcGGATCGTGCAGCCCTGACACTGCCTGGCCTCCCAGCCAGCCCACAGGCAGGGCAGCGGTCCAGTGCTCatgagcagagcagagagctgtgggcaggagccagggcCAGGTTCCTTGGCACCTCCTTGCTCCCTCAGCCCCTTCTCCGGGAGATCTGGTGCCAAGCAGGACACGCAGACGCTGAGTGGGGGACAGCTAACTCCTTTCAGCCCCGCTGGCAGCAGTGAGCTGACCTTTGTGGAGCAAAGTGGGGCGGTTCCACTTGTGAATTGAGCTCTGGATTGTGGcctgccctccccagggagGACCTGGGAGCCCGGCTGAATAGGGCCCTTCTTGCTGTGTGAGGACGGCGGGTTTTGGATGTGCTGCAtcctggggagaggggaggggaggtggaggtggggcaggagcaggtcCGAAGGGATCTGGCTGTCAGCCCGGTGCCCTGCCCCGAGCAGCCTCCGCCGCAGCTCTCTCCTCCTGTGCAGATGCCGTTAGCAGCAAACTCCAAGGCAGCAACATCTTCACCATCGCCAAGAGGAACGTGGAGGGCCAGGACATGCTCTATCAGTCCCTGAAGCTCACTAATGGCATCTGGGTGTTGGCAGAGCTCAGGATCCAGCCCAGTAATCCCAGTTTCACGGTAcgccccttcccctgcctccctccaaAACAGCCCCAGGGTGGCTCTGAGCCGAGGCCgctgccttccctgctctcTGCTTGGAGCCTGGGCTGGGCAAGGCAGTCCTGTGGCACATCTGCAGCTGTGGCACCCCCCCAGCGACTCTTGGTGCCAGCcccccctccctgtgccagTCCCAGTGTCCCTCATGTGGAGAAGGGGAGACACGGGCTGTGCTggccagctgggctctgcagcaacaggggctctgctgggctccctCCGAGCAGCGGGGAGGCACTGTGGTGGCCCCCAAGGGAAGCAGAgaggtcccagcccacccgcacatctctgttaaaataaaaaccccaaccccatcCCCCTCTTGGGGCATCCCTGGCTCTGCCTGCGTGCTGGGCAGCCTGACTGCAGCTACAGTCTTGGGGCAGAGGTCTGTCTGCATGTCAGGCGTGAGCCATCCCGATGTCCTGCTttccccagcccgtccccgtcccctTCCCCACCTTCCTCGCAGCCTCTTTTCTTTGGGTTGGGATGAGCTGTGTCGCCTTGACTCACCTCTCTGTGTATCTCCGtacctgctgcctgcctgccctcgcCGGCCTGCCCGCTGTTGCAGGATTTGGAGGTTAGCAGACTGGTTTTTCCCTCGGCTTTGGGCTGtctctggctgctgcctggTTATATTTCTCCCCTGATATTTTTacctgcctgctggctgccctgccagccctgcgtGTCTTTTAGTGCTTCTTGTCTCTCCCTCCCGGCAGGGGTGGCACGAGGCCGGTGCCCAGAGCAGAGCTTTGTTGGAGGTGAACATTCCAGAGGGTCAGGGTGTTCCCACCACCCTCCTGGGCTCACTTGGGATGAGGATAGCTGCAGATCCCTATCCCTGAGGATTCCCTGCTGGGCACCCGCTTGCGCTGAGCTCTTCCCCACTAGCCTGAGGAGCAAATTGATTTCAGAATCATTTAATATTAAATCTCTGAGCAAATAAAGGGGCTGATACCACTTAAAGGAAGATGCCTTTGGGGGAACCGTTCACTCTTGAGCTACAGGCAATGAATCAAACCCCAAGAGatgaagtgtgtgtgtgcctctgcctgcccccttgccctgcctgcctgtgctgcatgTGGATGTCTCTGCTCCTCCACCCCGGGCTAGGGGAGCACCAGCAGCCCGGGGAGGGGTGTTTAGGGGGCTCGGTGCCTTTTAATATCTTCTATCTGGCCAAAATAAGGAGCTGGGGCCACCCATTCCCcatggtgggggtgggggggatgctgcagcatgCAGGGCTTTGTGCTTTGGGGCTGGTGACTCACCAGCATGGGACCAGTTGCCATGAccccctctcctctcttctcacAGTTGTCCCTGAAATGCCGAGCACCGGAGGTGTCCCAGTACATCTACCAAGCCTACGAAACCATCCTGAAGAACTAAGGTGCTGCTGCAgtccatcctcctcctcttctcctttcccgCCCAAGGAAGCAGGGGCAGGACCCGTGTGcatgtctcctttccttcctgccaAGGAACCAGCCCCTGGGAATGTCCCTCCAGCCCCGGGGCCCTGGAAACCAGTGCTCCCATCTCTGGTAGGGCTGGGGTGAGCAGAGGAGGGCAGCGGTGTCCCGGCCAGTCCCTGCATCCCTGTAGAAATCAAATCTGTGTGTGAGTGATGCAGTGTCCTCCTTGCTGATGTTGCCCCATCAAGAGCCCTGTTTCACCCTCTGGGTCCCTGTGACTgcgtgctttttttttttttttttttttttttaaaaaaaaaaaacaaacaactgagCCACCATATGTGGGGAGTTGCCTCCCTCCCCCTGTGTGCCCCCTACCCTGCAACAATCCACctccctgctggtgctgggtcTCGTGTCTGCCCATGGTGGTGTCTGGTGAAGGGTTCTGCACTCCTCAGCCCTGGGAATAGCACCCTGGGGCTCACTCTGAGTCTCCTTGGTGTCAGTTGGGGCCTGAAGTGCCATGGGGGTGGGTGGCTTTTGCTGTGGATCGCCCTGGAGCCCTGGGCTTGCAGGGCTTGGTGCacccaggagcagggaggaaacAGCTCTggcttcctccttcccctgtgGCAgttcctgcctctccccagtTTCAGGTTCAGGAGAGCCCGTGGGTGAGCCCCCAGCCCTTTGAGAGGGTCTCCTCCCCATGGGAGCTGTTTCCAAAGGTCCCAGAAGGGCTCAAGACTCTCAAGTTTGAGGCTGTACTGTCAAGTGCAGTAAAAAAAAGGGCTTTTCCAGTCCCATCCAGCCCCTGCATTGGGGCTGGGAGGGCTCTGAGCATCAACTCATGctggccccctccccagccccccggctccctctgctctctgctgtcacCCATGGGTGCAGGAGAGGATGTTTCACCGTCCCCGCTGGTGACACtactcctttccctccctccccctgaaATAAAGCCATGGGTCACCCCTATCTAGAAGCATTTGGTGCAGGAAATATCTaatatatgaaattaaatatattgtaTGTTCGCTTGTTTTAAGCAAACGTTGATAAAGGTGACATCTGcccatggagctgctgttggggGGAAAATGGGGGGGGGTACCCCAAGCTCAGGCCATGGCCTATTGCTCTCTAGGGAAGCAGGATGCTGTGAGCTTCCTCTTAGCAGTGCCCTGCCCTCATAGAGAGGGCCTCTCTGGGCTGGTGAGGTTGCCTGTACTGGTGTGtggtgccctgtgctggggggggggtggggggtgtagagcccccctcccagctcctgagCCCCTCCTGGGGTCAGGGACaagtgcaggcagctggggactGCAGGGGACATCTCTCTTTAGAGACCCCAAAGTCACAGCAGGATGGCCAGCACCAGCAGGTCGAGACCCCATGGTGACCCACACCCGTGGCCACcttgggcaggggcaggagcacGGCTGTGTCACCCCAGGGTGAGCAGCCCTCTTCCCACAGGGCAACTTTGGCTCCAGGCAGCCCCAAGGGCTTTGGGGACCTGGAGGGGTCCCCAGATGCAGCCGAGGAGTCCCAAGACTGCAGTGGGGGTGCAGAACATTGGGGTTTACCCTCACTCCAGCTTTTCCCTCCACTGCTCCCAACTATCCTGGGACCCAACCTCTCCCAGAGCCCACCTTCCTTGGGCTCAGGGTGTCCTGCATCCCCCCAGCTCCTCACCCCTGGCTCCCCCTTGGCAGCTccagcaccccccaccccagggggTCTTACACCCCCAGGACAGATGACTGGGACACAGTGGGTTCAGCTCTGTTGGTCTTTACTGGCTTGGGGGGGACATGCGGgactggtggggtgggggccaCAGTGGCCTGGGCAGGGGACTCGCACACAGCCCTGTCCCACGTTAGGGACATCAACACAAGCTACGGACAGtggtgctgctggccaggggctgccggctgctggagagaaaagagtgacccccccctgccctgaAATACAGGTTGTGACATCAAGCTGCATGTCCCCGAGTCATCTCAGTtgtggagagaggaggaagagaagaaaaagaagagaaggtaAGGAGATGGCTAGAGAAAGTGGccaagaaaagaagagaaggacaAGAAGGCCAAGAAGAGAAGGTGGCTGAGAAGATGAAGACAAAGCCAAGAAGgccaagaagaggaaaaggtggCCAAGAAGAGAAGGCAGccaagaagaggagaaaagaggaggaaaccAAGGAGAGGAGAAGAATGAGGAGAGGCAAAAAGAAGAGACAAAGATCAGAAAGAgctggctgctctccagccctgtTCCCAGGCACCCAGGACGCAGCTCTCCGCTCTGGCCACCACCACCGTGGCCACACCACGGCCACCTCCTGTGGAGCTGctccccatggggctggggcacgTCCCTTTGTGCCTGGCCCGGGGCTCCATGCAGGACCCCATGCCACCTGGCCACCAGCCACCGTGGGAAGGGTCAGCGGCCATCGCTGCGCCGGGGCCTCTGTGCAGGTGCCATCGCCAGCAGCAGCTCCGCACcccaggagggtgctgggggcttCTCCCCATCCTGCCTGCCGCCCGTGGCCACCGAGCTGGGCACCTCACGGCCAGGCATCCTCGTCCAGCCCCTCGCGCTCCCGCGGGGCCCAGGCGGGctccaggaaggaggagaggacaCTTTGCAGAGCCCCCCAGGGCTTGGGGCTGCCaggggggggctgcgggggggccaCCCCATAGCCCCGTGGGGTGGGGATCCTGGAGGGCTTCTTGTGGGGCTGCGTGTCCAGCCGGGGCTTGGCCCAGGGGCGCAGGGACGGCGTGGGCGACGGCTCGGGAACCTGTGGGGGGGCGTCCACCATGGCGGGGGGCTCCTCTGTCTCTGTCAGCTCATCCTCCCCCGGCGCCCAGTCGGTGTCAGACTCGGGGCCCCCCCGGGTCTCCCGGGTGTCCCAGGAGGCCGGGAAGCAGCTGCTCTCGTCGGAGGAGCTGGAGAGGGTCGGCCGGCGTCCCGCACCCGCCATTTCGGGGGCCACCGGCGGCAGGGGGCCGACGCCGTTGCCGCTCCGGCGGCCGTCCTCGGCGGGCGGCCCGTGCTTGCCGAAGACATTGAGGGAGGacgaggaggagctggaggagcagtaGGCCGAGTCGGCGGCCGTGCCGGGGGGCGGCTgtgggggcgcgggggggggtCTCCCCGtcccccagctcctccatcAGCCGCGTGTTGGCCAGGAATTCCTCCTCCAGCCGGCggaagagctgctgctcctggctgggctcCAGCCACAGCGGGGCCCGCAGCCGCCgcaccagctcctccagctcccgcTGCAAGGcctccccggccccgccgccatgGGGGGGCTCCCCGggacccccgccccgccgccccccggcacCTTCCTCCAGGGAGGAGCGGCGCGGGgtgggcgcggggctgcgggcggccgggcgggaGGGGGTccggctgcaggcagggctgctggcccgGGGGGGGGTCTCTGCCCGTGCCCAGGAGTGCTGCCCGTCCTGCCGCCGGCTGAtgagcagcaggggctgggggccagggcGGCCATGGCTGCGGGCACGTGGCGCAGCACGGCCGGGCCCGTTGGACACCCACGAGCGGCCGCGCTCCTCTGGAGCTGGGTGGCCGGCCGGGACCCCCCGGCTGGGCTCTCGGCGGCGGGGGGGACCCCCGTCCCGCAGGCCTGGGGGGCCGCTCTGTGCAGAGGAGGCCGAGGAGTCGCTGTCGCCTGAGCAGCGGCGGGAGCGGGTGGGAGCGGGGTCACGGTGCCTGGGGAGGCATGGAGAGGAGGgtcaggggggctggggggctgtgcaCCCCACTGCACCCCCCATTGCCCCCCCTTGCATCCCCCGTTGCCCCCCTCCATTGCACACCTCTATTGAACCCCCTATTCCCCCATTACCTGCCCACTGAACATCCTATTCTGCCCATCACTTCCCCCGTTGAACCCCCTATTCCACCCATTGCCCCCCCACTGCACTCCCCCACTGAACCCCCTATTCCCCTCACTGCCCCCATTGCACACCCCATTGAAGACCCTACTCTCCCCATCATCCCCCGCACTACCCCCCAGTTGAACTCCCTATTCCACCATTGCCTGCCCATTGCTCCCTTCATCACCCATTGCCCCCTCATTGCACACCCCCACGGAACCCCCTATTCCCCCATTGCACACCCCCACAGAACCCCCTactccccactgccccccctTGCACATCTCCATTGAACCCCCTGTTCCCCCATTGCCCCCATTGCACACGCCCCCGCCCCTTCCCGCCCTCCCAGCGCCGCCAGGGGGCAGCCCGCCAGGCCTGCCAATCACCGCCGGGGGCGTGGCTACGACAGACCCCGCCCCTCCAGACGCTGCGCGCACTGCGCCTGCGCGTTGGGGCGGCGGGAAGAGGCCGGGAGCctggtggggggcggggggggctgtggggaccccACGGCTGCGACCCCCAGAGCAGGGGTGGCGTGGGGCAGCGATGTGCTGGGGCTCTACCAGGGCTGCCTCCAGCACCGGGGCAGGAGGAGTTTGCCCCACGGGCCTGGGGCTGAGGCCTGCTGTGGAGTTGGGCCTTGCCGTGGGGCTGAGGCCTTGCCATGAGGCTGggccctggctgtggggctgaggtGGGGCCTTGCTGTGGGACTGGGCCCTGTCCGAGGGACTGAGCTCCGGCCTTGCTGTGGGACTGGGCCTGTCtatggggctggggagggactgAGCTCTCCGGCCTTGCTGTGGGACTGGGCCCTGTCTATGGGGCTGGGgcctgggaggtggtgggggtttcccagctgggctgggggcctGGGAGGTGGCGGGGtttcccagctgggctgggcatcCTTCCACTGGCACAGGGTCACAGTAGGCTGttgtcccccccgcccctcccacgcagcacccatgggtgccttACCTGAGCGTGCTGGCTGCCCGTGGCTCAGCAGGGCTCCTTGAACGGCCGGGCAGGGGAGCCAGCCCACCCCGTGGGGGCAATCcctcctgcttgctgctggaTGGTTGCTTCGGGATGCCTGTGTCCCCGACACCCTTCGGCTGGTAGCTGACCCGCTCCGTCCTGGCATGACTGCTGTCCCCCCCGCCTGAGGGGGGGGACAGCTGcacgggggcggcggggggtgctggggctggcggCGCGGGACACAGGGGAGAAGCTGCCGGTGACGTTTTTTTGTGGGGGAGAAGCCCGGGGCACGGGGCTGGGGTAGGCGGTGAGCTGGAAATGGAGATACCAGGTGGTTTTGGGGGGAGTCCCCTTGCCACCCACCCCACCTTCATGCAGCACTGGCACCCAGCTTTTCCCAACAGGGTTTCCCAAGCTGTGGATTCATCGCCTTGTCAATTAATTGGCCGGAACCCTGCCTTTCCTCACTCCCCTTTCAGCCGGAtcagcacccagagcagcacagccccagggaaAGGAGCtccacagctgaaaaaagcTGGGAGTGGTGAAATGTGGTGAGATGGGGTGGCACCAGCAGGGAGTGTGcgttggtgggctgggaggggtgggtgggggtcccAGAGGCACTCACTGAGGGAGGAGCAGCGGCACGGGTCATGCTTGTCCAGGGTAAGTGGTTCCAGTGTGTCCCAGCCGCCACCAACACGCACCATCACATGGCTTCTCAGCACCTGTGGACAGCCCAGTGCCCCGTCACCCTGCTTGTCCCCCAGGACGTGGCCAAAAAGCCACCCCACTCCTGGGTGGGGGCTACGTGTGCTGGCTGTGAATGGCCCCCCAGGtccccggcgtggggcagctTGTGGGGAGTAAATTCAGCTCAGggcccaccccccaccacagGGTGGATGGGCCCCCCACTGTGcggaggagggggggaaggaggggggggtgTCCCGATGTAGGGGGGGGGATGATGCGGTGAGAGACGGGGTGGCTCTTACTCGGACGAAGATGAGTGTGCTGGAGTCGCCCACTTTGTATTTACCCTCGGAGACCTTGACCatggggaactgggaggggcaggagcagcatccCAGGATCTCCCGCACCTGTGGCAGAGAGGGGAGGGTCAGTGGGGCGTGGGACCCCCAGCTGTAGGGCAGCCCCCTATAGCTaggtgcaggcagaggggctgtATAGAGCCCACAGAGAGAGGAGCTGGCTTGGTCCTGGCCTCTTGGCTGGACCCCTGCG contains these protein-coding regions:
- the GAS2L1 gene encoding LOW QUALITY PROTEIN: GAS2-like protein 1 (The sequence of the model RefSeq protein was modified relative to this genomic sequence to represent the inferred CDS: inserted 2 bases in 1 codon; deleted 4 bases in 3 codons), with the protein product MECQCRRPPPWLTQATSSRPPSKSIRPFRSSEEYLEAMKEDLAEWFNTLYDLDIQVDTFLESLETGCHLCRHANNVNRIALDFQQRTPRWPPHMRVPQNEVVFQAKNVVPGSFIARDNVSNFIQWCRQDLGIQDVLMFETNDLVLKKNEKNFVLCLLEVARRGSKFGMLAPMLIQMEEEIEEEMRDQMAYGVLGTPPGEPGPPGAHLPQQGPGLLPSDLKNLDELVREILGCCSCPSQFPMVKVSEGKYKVGDSSTLIFVRVLRSHVMVRVGGGWDTLEPLTLDKHDPCRCSSLTHRLPQPRAPGFSPTKKRHRQLLPCVPRRQPQHPPPPPCSCPPPQAGGTAVMPGRSGSATSRRVSGTQASRSNHPAASRRDCPHGVGWLPCPAVQGALLSHGQPARSAVGSPQPPPPPTRLPASSRRPNAQAQCAQRLEGRGLSHRDPAPTRSRRCSGDSDSSASSAQSGPPGLRDGGPPRRREPSRGVPAGHPAPEERGRSWVSNGPGRAAPRARSHGRPGPQPLLLISRRQDGQHSWARAETPPRASSPACSRTPSRPAARSPAPTPRRSSLEEGAGGRRGGGPGEPPHGGGAGEALQRELEELVRRLRAPLWLEPSQEQQLFRRLEEEFLANTRLMEELGXTGRPPPAPPQPPPGTAADSAYCSSSSSSSSLNVFGKHGPPAEDGRRSGNGVGPLPPVAPEMAGAGRRPTLSSSSDESSCFPASWDTRETRGGPESDTDWAPGEDELTETEEPPAMVDAPPQVPEPSPTPSLRPWAKPRLDTQPHKKPSRIPTPRGYGVAPPQPPPGSPKPWGALQSVLSSFLEPAWAPREREGLDEDAWP